A region from the Campylobacter subantarcticus LMG 24377 genome encodes:
- a CDS encoding tetratricopeptide repeat protein: MAEEVTLKEQDNQEKAFSEIDENPGEEQAIPPGMIPPELEEEESTFQRVKEEPQTPQPEEKKKLFDKKFTILISALGGLALILLVILILLLVFKNDKKVIANSPILEDNVSASITKVKQSALDLVVQKANLLYEKGDIESALELYNNINIFNQSLSSYNLGVAQMKQKDYASAIENFKQSLELEEHKVAAAINTAVCYFNLGNKEKFNYYLDLARVHLPQDSKSSLYDYYLGLINYYQGFYPEALQMFIRSNNINGYQGESYYLGAKVYTLLKSEKNAIDFLQKQEDYEASLPLGLLYAKSGEYQKAKEYLEKASKIEKHEARSKVALALVELKTGQFESGAQILKSLYIKDKDIGSKYYNIKTRLKRNFSNIDIAQQNFAKRLITGKQQIYDLLFYFSPYHVFDVKQSMELITKADLGNFIQGYKYENELLVKSKTLSGVNIELSHAINLAFNFHLREANQEFKNLSEIYHAHDVIHYNLALTYAQLQDYNNAYKHFSTAYHLNPKNYIAGIFGIYCMDLAKKDYTKLANELLENLQADNTIDQNNNIYKYLLYLAKNDFTATIPYLDNLSNTNNTPLELIFAIIAANGNNLETLRNQKIKELKDLLSEDIISNILYFNSKNMNLNIKEYAKQAQMYFLNTKLDYNSLSGGAGIVKDSYVTLMQITGLLNHVRNDIKKRLAMSNKNSIGLIFALAYVDIFAKEYQEAYTLYNILIDNYKIKDAQTLFLAAVAAIGSNNPNSAIALLELARLENEETLEARLALGLLYHEVQNLEPAIFQYEKVGNNFESKFFTFDIKN, from the coding sequence ATGGCTGAAGAAGTAACACTTAAAGAACAAGACAACCAAGAAAAAGCTTTCTCTGAGATAGATGAAAATCCAGGAGAAGAACAAGCTATCCCTCCTGGTATGATACCTCCTGAATTAGAGGAGGAAGAAAGCACCTTTCAAAGAGTAAAAGAAGAACCTCAAACACCACAACCTGAGGAGAAAAAAAAGCTTTTTGATAAAAAATTTACTATTTTAATTTCTGCACTTGGAGGTCTTGCCTTAATATTGCTTGTCATTTTGATTTTACTTCTTGTATTTAAAAATGATAAAAAAGTCATTGCAAATAGTCCAATTTTAGAAGATAATGTTAGTGCAAGCATCACTAAAGTAAAACAATCAGCTTTAGATCTTGTAGTACAAAAAGCAAATTTATTATATGAAAAAGGTGATATAGAAAGTGCTTTAGAACTTTATAATAATATTAATATTTTCAATCAATCCTTATCTAGTTATAATCTTGGCGTAGCCCAAATGAAACAAAAAGATTATGCTAGCGCAATTGAAAATTTCAAGCAATCTTTAGAATTAGAAGAACACAAAGTAGCTGCTGCTATAAACACTGCTGTGTGTTATTTTAATCTTGGCAATAAAGAAAAATTTAATTACTATCTTGACTTAGCAAGAGTGCATTTGCCACAAGACTCCAAGTCATCCTTGTATGATTATTACCTGGGTTTAATTAATTATTATCAAGGATTTTACCCTGAAGCTTTACAAATGTTTATACGTTCAAACAACATCAATGGTTATCAAGGTGAATCTTATTATCTTGGAGCAAAAGTTTATACCTTATTAAAATCAGAAAAAAATGCCATTGATTTTTTACAAAAACAAGAAGATTATGAAGCAAGTTTACCCTTAGGCTTATTATATGCAAAATCAGGAGAATACCAAAAAGCTAAAGAATATCTTGAAAAAGCTTCAAAGATAGAAAAGCATGAAGCAAGAAGTAAGGTTGCTTTAGCTTTAGTTGAATTAAAAACTGGTCAATTTGAAAGTGGTGCACAAATTTTAAAATCTCTTTACATCAAAGATAAAGATATAGGTTCAAAATACTATAATATCAAAACAAGATTAAAAAGAAATTTTTCGAACATTGATATAGCTCAACAAAATTTTGCCAAGAGATTAATTACCGGAAAACAACAAATATATGATTTACTGTTTTACTTCTCACCATATCATGTTTTTGATGTTAAACAAAGCATGGAGCTTATCACAAAGGCCGATTTGGGAAATTTTATACAAGGATATAAATATGAAAACGAATTGCTTGTTAAAAGCAAGACTTTATCGGGGGTTAATATAGAATTATCCCATGCTATTAATTTAGCTTTTAATTTTCACTTAAGAGAGGCTAATCAAGAATTTAAAAACTTAAGTGAAATTTATCATGCTCATGACGTAATTCATTATAATCTTGCCCTAACTTATGCACAGTTACAAGATTATAATAATGCTTACAAGCACTTTTCAACCGCATATCATTTAAATCCTAAAAATTATATTGCAGGAATTTTTGGCATATATTGCATGGATCTAGCAAAGAAAGATTATACAAAACTTGCTAATGAACTTTTAGAAAATCTCCAAGCAGATAATACCATTGATCAAAACAACAATATATACAAATATTTGCTATATTTGGCCAAAAATGACTTTACTGCTACTATTCCTTACTTAGATAATCTTTCAAATACCAATAACACACCTTTGGAGCTAATATTTGCTATTATAGCTGCAAATGGCAATAATCTTGAAACTCTAAGAAATCAAAAAATAAAAGAATTAAAAGATTTATTGAGTGAAGATATTATTAGCAATATTTTATATTTTAACTCCAAAAATATGAACTTAAATATCAAAGAATACGCCAAACAAGCGCAAATGTATTTTTTAAATACCAAACTTGATTATAATTCTTTGTCTGGTGGGGCTGGAATAGTTAAAGATAGCTATGTAACACTTATGCAAATAACAGGTTTACTTAATCATGTTAGAAATGATATTAAAAAAAGACTTGCTATGAGTAATAAAAATTCCATTGGATTAATCTTTGCTCTAGCTTATGTAGATATATTTGCAAAAGAATATCAAGAAGCATATACACTTTATAATATTTTAATAGATAATTATAAAATTAAAGATGCTCAAACTTTATTCTTAGCTGCAGTTGCAGCAATAGGTTCAAATAATCCAAATTCAGCTATAGCTTTACTTGAACTTGCAAGATTAGAAAATGAAGAGACCTTAGAAGCAAGGCTTGCTTTAGGACTTTTATATCATGAAGTGCAAAACCTAGAACCTGCCATATTTCAATATGAAAAAGTAGGTAATAATTTTGAAAGCAAATTCTTTACTTTTGATATAAAAAACTAG
- the serS gene encoding serine--tRNA ligase, with the protein MLDLKLLQNNFDEITQKLKAKKVDENLLKELSELFVNLKKEKALLEEFQAFQNKFSKELATAQDKESLKTQLSQNKEKINTQSKIVSTLEEKLEQIALAVPNIPDDCVPLGEDEDENVELKKILTPPSFDFEIKEHHDLGEKLNWLDFTRGVKISQSRFCVLKNEGALLSRALVNYMIDFNRSRGFELVNVPFLVNSATMYGTGQLPKFKDDMYKVENDDLYLISTSEIPVTNLYSNEILTQEELPLKMTCYSACFRQEAGSAGRDTRGIIRQHQFEKVELVSICKPEQSEMMFEEMLTCASDLLSSLGLAHRHLMLCTGDLGFSAAKTVDLEVWLPSQNKYREISSVSNCKDFQARRAKIRFKNDKGKNELAHTLNGSSLAVGRTLVAIMENYQEKDGNIRIPDILRKYF; encoded by the coding sequence ATGTTAGATCTAAAACTTTTACAAAATAATTTTGATGAAATCACACAAAAATTAAAAGCTAAAAAAGTCGATGAAAATTTACTTAAAGAACTCAGTGAATTATTTGTCAACTTAAAAAAAGAAAAAGCACTTTTGGAAGAATTTCAAGCTTTTCAAAATAAATTTAGCAAAGAACTTGCAACTGCACAAGATAAAGAAAGTTTAAAAACACAGCTAAGCCAAAATAAAGAAAAAATCAACACTCAATCAAAAATCGTTAGCACACTAGAAGAAAAACTAGAACAAATTGCTCTTGCAGTGCCAAATATACCAGATGATTGTGTACCTTTAGGGGAAGATGAAGATGAAAACGTCGAACTTAAAAAAATACTTACTCCGCCTAGTTTTGATTTTGAGATCAAAGAACACCATGATTTAGGTGAAAAATTAAACTGGCTTGACTTTACAAGAGGGGTTAAAATCTCACAAAGTCGTTTTTGTGTACTCAAAAATGAAGGGGCTTTGCTAAGTAGAGCTTTAGTAAATTATATGATAGATTTTAATAGAAGTAGAGGTTTTGAACTAGTTAATGTGCCATTTTTAGTCAATAGCGCAACCATGTATGGCACCGGACAGCTTCCAAAATTTAAAGATGATATGTATAAGGTAGAAAATGATGATTTATACCTCATCTCAACTTCTGAAATTCCTGTGACCAATCTTTATTCTAATGAAATTTTAACCCAAGAAGAATTGCCTTTAAAAATGACTTGTTACAGTGCTTGCTTTAGGCAAGAAGCAGGAAGCGCGGGAAGAGACACTAGAGGCATTATCAGACAACATCAATTTGAAAAAGTAGAGCTTGTTAGCATATGTAAACCTGAACAAAGCGAAATGATGTTTGAAGAAATGCTAACTTGTGCAAGCGATTTGCTTAGTTCTTTAGGATTGGCTCATAGACATTTAATGCTTTGCACCGGAGATTTAGGCTTTTCAGCTGCTAAAACAGTAGATTTAGAAGTATGGCTTCCATCTCAAAATAAATACCGTGAAATTAGCTCTGTATCTAATTGTAAAGATTTTCAAGCAAGACGTGCAAAAATTCGCTTTAAAAATGATAAAGGCAAAAACGAATTAGCACATACACTTAATGGCTCTTCGCTAGCTGTTGGAAGAACCTTGGTAGCTATTATGGAAAATTATCAAGAAAAAGATGGAAATATAAGAATTCCTGACATATTAAGAAAATATTTTTAA